The Deltaproteobacteria bacterium genome window below encodes:
- a CDS encoding metal ABC transporter ATP-binding protein, with protein sequence MAPEKDLIESEGAEPAVRVEDLTVAYGDKPVLWDVDMDVPPGVLMAIVGPNGAGKTTLIKVVMGLIRPVAGTVSIFGKPYDSMRRLVGYVPQRNSVDWDFPTTVLDTVMMGRYGILGWLRRPGREERALALEALEKVGLEEFAGRQISQLSGGQQQRVFLARAIVQDARIYLMDEPFQGVDATTERAIVALLKEMRAQGKTVVVVHHDLQTVPEYFDWVTLLNVRRIDSGPVGRVFTERNLRLAYGGRVSYLTHHAPGETFAGPEDGG encoded by the coding sequence ATGGCGCCGGAAAAAGACCTTATCGAAAGCGAAGGAGCGGAGCCGGCCGTCAGGGTGGAGGACCTGACCGTCGCCTACGGGGACAAGCCGGTCCTGTGGGACGTGGACATGGATGTGCCTCCCGGCGTGCTAATGGCGATAGTGGGCCCCAACGGAGCGGGAAAAACAACCCTGATAAAGGTCGTCATGGGGCTGATCCGGCCCGTGGCGGGCACCGTCTCCATCTTCGGAAAGCCGTACGATTCGATGCGGCGGCTGGTGGGCTACGTGCCGCAGCGCAACAGCGTGGACTGGGATTTTCCCACAACGGTCCTCGACACGGTCATGATGGGGCGGTACGGCATCCTGGGCTGGCTTCGTCGACCGGGCCGTGAAGAGCGCGCTCTCGCCCTGGAGGCGCTGGAAAAGGTGGGGCTGGAGGAGTTCGCCGGCCGCCAGATCAGCCAGCTCTCCGGGGGCCAGCAGCAGAGGGTATTCCTGGCGCGGGCGATCGTGCAGGACGCCCGGATCTACCTGATGGACGAACCCTTCCAGGGAGTGGACGCGACGACCGAGCGGGCCATCGTGGCTCTCCTGAAAGAGATGCGCGCTCAAGGGAAGACCGTCGTCGTGGTCCATCACGATCTTCAGACCGTCCCCGAATATTTCGACTGGGTGACGCTTCTCAACGTGCGCCGCATCGACAGCGGCCCCGTCGGCCGGGTGTTCACCGAGCGGAACCTGCGGCTCGCCTACGGAGGGCGCGTATCCTACCTGACCCACCACGCCCCCGGGGAGACTTTCGCAGGCCCCGAGGATGGCGGATAA
- a CDS encoding metal ABC transporter permease: protein MELTGIIRNLATDYTLQSVALGTAALGIVNGVLGSFAVLRKQSLLGDAISHAALPGIALVFLLTGSKSTASLLLGAAAAGWLGTLLVMGIVGNTRIKYDSALGLTLSVFFGFGLVLLTYIQRMPVAAQAGLDRFLFGQAATLLRRDLATIAVPGAAILVLVAAFWKEFKLLSFDPDYGESLGFSTRPLDILLTTLLVAAIVTGLQTVGVVLMSAMVVAPAAAARQWTDRLGAMVAISGFFGALSGVCGVLISSSASRMPTGPTIVLALSFLVFVSLLFAPNRGLLWGAVRERAGRRRLQTDAVLSDLYVLAKQHEEPDHGHPIEVLRAMSLGHGGVDRSLEALREKGLAREVDANRWAITPRGLKEARRISGGEESEG, encoded by the coding sequence GTGGAGTTAACGGGGATAATAAGAAACCTGGCCACGGATTACACGCTGCAGTCGGTGGCCCTGGGCACCGCCGCCCTGGGGATCGTAAACGGCGTGCTCGGCTCCTTCGCAGTCCTTCGGAAACAGAGCCTGCTCGGAGACGCCATCTCCCACGCGGCGCTCCCCGGCATCGCCCTGGTTTTCCTTCTTACGGGGAGCAAATCGACCGCTTCCCTCCTTCTGGGCGCCGCTGCCGCGGGCTGGCTGGGAACGCTCCTGGTCATGGGGATCGTCGGAAACACCCGGATCAAGTACGACAGCGCCCTGGGTCTGACCCTGTCCGTTTTTTTCGGCTTCGGGCTGGTCCTGCTTACCTATATACAGAGAATGCCGGTGGCCGCCCAGGCAGGGCTGGACCGGTTCCTCTTCGGGCAGGCAGCCACCCTGCTGCGGAGGGACCTCGCGACGATCGCCGTCCCGGGGGCGGCCATCCTGGTCCTGGTGGCGGCCTTCTGGAAGGAGTTCAAGCTCTTGAGTTTCGATCCGGATTACGGCGAGAGCCTGGGTTTTTCGACCCGGCCGCTCGATATATTGCTGACGACGTTACTGGTCGCGGCCATCGTGACGGGTCTGCAGACAGTGGGTGTCGTCCTGATGAGCGCCATGGTCGTCGCTCCGGCTGCCGCGGCGAGGCAGTGGACCGACCGGCTGGGCGCCATGGTCGCCATCTCGGGCTTCTTCGGCGCGCTTTCGGGTGTCTGCGGAGTCCTGATCAGCAGCAGCGCCTCGCGCATGCCGACCGGCCCGACCATCGTGCTTGCCTTAAGCTTCCTCGTCTTCGTGTCCCTTTTGTTCGCGCCGAACCGCGGATTGCTGTGGGGAGCGGTCCGCGAGCGCGCCGGCCGGAGACGGCTGCAGACGGATGCGGTCTTGAGCGATCTCTACGTCCTGGCGAAGCAGCACGAGGAACCGGACCACGGTCATCCGATCGAGGTCCTTCGCGCCATGAGCCTCGGCCACGGGGGGGTGGATCGGAGCCTGGAGGCGCTCCGGGAGAAGGGGCTGGCCCGCGAAGTGGACGCCAACCGGTGGGCGATCACGCCGCGGGGGCTTAAGGAGGCGAGACGCATTTCCGGCGGGGAGGAGAGCGAAGGATGA